The sequence below is a genomic window from Microbacterium sp. cx-55.
GACAGTCGAACCGCTTCGCCCACGCCGCGGCGGTCGCCGTCGCAGAAGCACCGGCGAAGGCGTACAACCCGCTCTTCATCTACGGCGACTCCGGGCTCGGTAAGACGCACCTGTTACATGCGATCGGCGACTACGCGTTGACCATGTATCCGGGCATCAAGGTGCGTTACGTCTCCAGCGAAGAGTTCACGAACGACTTCATCAACTCGATCGCCAACAACCGCGGGTCGGCGTTCCAGGCCCGTTACCGCGATGTCGACATCCTGCTGATCGACGACATCCAGTTCCTGCAGGGTCGCGCCGAGACCCAGGAAGCCTTCTTCCACACCTTCAACACGCTGCACGATCACGACAAACAGGTCGTGATCACGAGCGATGTGCCCCCGAAGCACCTCACCGGCTTCGAAGATCGGATGCGGAGTCGCTTCGAGTGGGGCCTGATCACCGATGTGCAGGCGCCCGACCTCGAGACGCGCATCGCGATCCTTCGCAAGAAGGCCCAGAACGAGCGTCTCCAGATCCCCGACGAGGTGCTGGAGTACATCGCAACGGTCGTCTCGAGCAACATCCGCGAACTCGAGGGTGCGCTCATCCGCGTCTCCGCATTCGCGAGCTTGAACCGCTCGACCCTCGACATGTCCCTCGCGCAGCAGGTGCTCCGCGACATCATCGACCAGGACGACGCCAACGTCATCTCGCCGACCGACATCATCACCGCGACCGCCCAGTACTTCAAGCTCTCCGTCGACGACCTCTACGGGTCGAGCCGGTCGCAGGCGATTGCAACGGCACGCCAGATCGCGATGTATCTGTGCCGCGAGCGCACGAACCTGTCGCTGCCGAAGATCGGCCAACTGTTCGGCAACCGTGATCACACGACCGTCATGTACGCGTACAAGAAGATCAGCGACCTCATGAAAGAGCGTCGCTCGATCTACAACCAGGTCTCCGAGATCACCACCCAGCTGGGCCGCGTCGGTCGCTGAGCCCCTCGCCGTGCCTCGCGCGGATGCGGTCGACCTCGAACCGGGGGCCGTTCGGCGCGCCGTGACGGCCCGACTTGACAGCGCCCCGGGTCGTGCCGACAATCCGCTTTACACAGTGTGGAAAACCTGTGGATAACTGTGAGCCACGCCGCCCGGAATGTGAACTGCAGGTGGTCGACCTGTGGACAACGTTCGTGAGGGGGGTATCCGGTGAATGACACTTCGACAGCGGTTTCCTCAGGGATTCCACAACTCACACGCGTGTAGTTCCCGCTCGCCGACAGTCATCCACCGAGTTATCCACAGTTCCCACAGCTGTTAACAAGATGAATATCCCTTTCTCATTGAAAACCCTTCGATCACCTTTACAGCGGATCGATCGCCGGTCTTCGCGCCCCTCAACGGCGGCACTAGCATGGGAAGGCCCAGCCCGTCACCGAGGGAGCGTCCGTGAAGTTCCACGTCAATCGCGATGTATTCAGCGAAGCTGTGTCCTTCGTGGTCAAGCTCCTGCCCCAGCGGAACCCGCAGCCGATCCTGGCCGGTGTTCTGATCGAGGCATCGGCCGAGGGGCTTTCGCTCTCGGCCTTCGACTACGAGGCATCCGCCCGAACGACGATCGATGCCACGGTCGACGAACCCGGCACGATCCTGGTGCACGGCCGATTGCTCTCCGACATCGCGAGCCGCCTTCCGAACGCGCCGATTCAGATAACGGTCGACGATGACGGGATTCTGCTGACCTGCGGTTCCGCGCGATTCACTCTTGCGTCCATGCCGGTGCAGGAATATCCCGCGATTCCCGAGGTCAGCGGCGAGTCCGGCCTGGTTCCGGCCGATGACTTCGCCACCGCGATCGCTCAGGTCGCCTTCGCAGCGTCCCGAGATGACGTCACCCCGGTGCTCACGGGTGTTCAGCTCGAGGTCAGTGGCAACCAGCTCAGCCTCGTCGCCACCGACCGCTACCGCGTGGCGCTCCGCCAGATTCCGTGGGACGGCCCGGCCGTCGCCGAGGGCGAGACCACGACGGCCCTCGTGCCGGCGCGCACCCTGCAGGAGGTCGGAAAGACCTTCTCGCACGGCGAGAACATCTCGATCGCCTTCTCGGGGTCCGGAGATCGCGAGATCATCGCGTTCACCTCCGGCAACAAGACCGTCACCTCGCTGCTGATTAAGGGCAATTTCCCGCCCGTGCGCCGCTTGTTCCCCGAGCAGACCGACCACCACGCCGTGGTCAACACCGCCGAACTCGCCGAAGCCGTGCGTCGTGTGGCTCTCGTGCTCGACCGTTCCGCGCCATTGCGTTTCACGTTCGGCGCCGAGGGCGTGGCCATGGAGGCATCCGGCACCGAGCAGGCCCGCGCCTCTGAGTCGGTCGACTCGACGCTGACCGGCGAAGACGTCACGTTGGGCCTCAACCCGCAGTACCTGCTCGAGGCTCTGGCAGCCGTGCGCAGCGAGTTCACCCGCGTGACTTTCACGTCGAGCGACAACGCCAACAAGTTGAGCCCGATCCTCGTCACCCCCCAGACCTCGGTCGACAAGGGCGGCGAGGGCTCGTTCAAGTACCTGCTCCAGCCGAACCTGTTGCTCCGCTGATCGATCGGGCCAGGCCGGAGTCGGCGGCCCCGGGTAGTCTGACCCGGTGATCGTGGAGCAGCTGAGTCTTGTCGACTTCCGCAACTACGCACACGCTGAACTCGCTCTGGCGCCGGGTGCCAACCTGCTGGTCGGCCGCAACGGTCAAGGAAAGACGAACCTCGTCGAGGCCATCACCTACCTCGCGACTCTCGGGTCGCACCGGGTCTCGGCCGACGCCCCGCTCGTGCGTTCGGGGGCGGATGCGGCGATCGTTCGCACGCGACTCGCACACGGAGAGCGTCGTGTGATCCTCGAGATCCAGATCAACAAGCAGGGGTCGAACAAGGCGCGCGTCGGCGGCGCTCCGGTGCGCAGTTCCGAACTCCCCCGTTACGCGCAGGTCGTGCTCTTCGCTCCGGAAGACCTGCAGATCGTTCGTGGTGATCCCTCGGCCCGCCGCCGTTTCGCGGATCAGCTGCTCGTGCAGCGCGCCCCGCGCATGTCGGGGGTGCTCGGCGACTACGACCGGGTGCTCCGGCAACGCACCGCCCTGCTCAAATCGGCTCGCGCCCGCGGGCTCCGCGCCGAGGCGCTGCCGACCCTCGACGTGTGGGACGACAAGCTCATCGCGCTCGGTACCGAGATCATCGAGGCGCGGGCGCGCCTCGCTCGGGAACTGCATCCGCCGCTGGTCGAGGCGTACGCCGCCATCGCCGGCGCCGACCACTCCCCCGAGATCGAGTGGGCGACGTCCATCGCCGGTGCCGATCCCGAAGAAGACACGGCCGCGACGACCATTGTCGCGTCCGGTGACACGGCGGAGGCCTTCCGTGCCGCGCTGACGGCGAAGCGGTCGGCCGAGATCGAGCGCGGCGTCACGCTCGTCGGACCCCACCGCGACGATCTCGTGCTCCGCATCCGCTCGCTTCCGGTGAAGGGATACGCGTCGCACGGCGAATCGTGGTCGGTCGCGTTGGGCTTGCGCCTCGCCTCCGCGCAGCTTCTTCGCGCCGAGAGCTCGCTGGGCGACCCGATCGTGATCCTCGATGACGTGTTCGCCGAGCTCGACGCCGATCGGCGGATGCGCCTTGCGACGCTGGTCGGCGACTTCCAACAGGTGATCGTGACGGCGGCGGTCGAAGCAGACGTGCCGGCCGGTCTCCGCGGCCGCACCGTACGGATCGACGCCGGACAGATTCGGGAGGTCGACGATGACGGACGATGACATCCCCGAGACGATGGCGACCTACCTGCGGCTGCGTGGACTCGAACCGACGAGCCGGAAGGGTGCGCGGCGCAAGCGTCGCCTGCCGGGAGACGACAACGCACCCTTCACCCCCGGTCGCGATCCGCACGGACTCGGCGATGTGCTCGCGAAGTGGACCAAGCAGGCCGGCTGGGATCCGCTGCTCGCGCGAGAAGATCTCGTGCTGCAGTGGCGCGACGTCGCAGGAGATGAGACCGCTCAGCACACCCGGCCGGTGGGTCTGGATGCCGGTGTTCTCACGGTGCAGTGCGACTCCACGGCCTGGGCGCAGCAGCTTCGACTCATGCGCACGCACATCGTCACGCAGATCGCGCTGCGGTTCCCCGAAGCGGGGGTCGAGAACGTGCGCTTTGTCGGACCGGACGTCCCGTCCTGGAAATGGGGTCCCAGAGCCGTTCCAGGCCGGGGCCCTCGGGATACCTACGGATAACCCACGTACGGACGTACCTCTTCGCGTTTCGTGACGCTACACGGGCGTACACGCCCCGCGATCCGAGCCGACTTGATAGAATCAAGAGGCCCCCTCTACTGAACCGGAGCGCTCGACACATATGACGTCCCCTACACCCCCCAGCGTTTCCGACAGCGAAGCGAAAAAGCGCGAACAAAGCGGTGATGAGTACGGCGCCGACAACATTCAGGTGCTGGAGGGGCTCGAGGCGGTTCGCAAGCGCCCGGGCATGTACATCGGCTCGACCGGGCCGCGCGGACTCCATCACCTGGTCTACGAGATCGTCGACAACTCGGTCGATGAGGCCCTCGCCGGGTACTGCGACCGCATCGAGGTAACGATCCTCGCCGACGGTGCAGTGCGTGTCGTCGACAACGGCCGCGGCATCCCCGTCGACATCCACAAGGCCGAGGGAAAGTCGACCGTCGAGGTCGTGCTCACGGTTCTGCACGCCGGCGGCAAGTTCGGCGGCGGCGGATACGCGGTCTCGGGCGGACTGCACGGCGTCGGTTCCTCCGTTGTGAACGCGCTGTCCACGCGCCTCGATGTCGAGGTGCGTCGTCAGGGATCCGTCTGGCGTCAGTCGTACGCCGGGGGCGGCGTGCCGCAGGCACCGCTCGCGCAAGAAGAAGACAGCGTCGACACCGGCACGACGATCACGTTCTGGCCCGACCCGGAGATCTTCGAGTCGGTCGAGTTCGACTACGACACCCTCCGCACCCGCTTCCAGCAGATGGCGTTCCTGAACAAGGGCCTCGCGATCTCGCTGCGCGACGAGCGCACCGAGCACTCGGTCGATGACGAGGTCGACGGCCAGCTCGTGGCCACGCAGCCGCACGACGAGTTCCTCTACGAGCGGGGCCTCGTGGACTACGTCGAGTACCTGAACCGTGTGCGCAAGTCCGAGCCGGTCAACGACCAGATCATCGACTTCGAGACCGAAGACACCGAGCGCAAGATCGCGCTGGAGCTCGCGATGCAGTGGACGACGTCGTACACGGAGAACGTCTTCACCTACGCGAACACGATCAACACGCACGAGGGCGGTACGCACGAAGAGGGCTTCCGTGCCGCGCTGACCACGCTCGTGAACAAGTACGCGCGCGCGCAGAACATGCTCAAGGAGAAGGATGACAACCTCTCCGGCGACGATGTGCGCGAGGGGCTGACCGCGGTCATCTCGGTGAAGCTGTCGGAGCCGCAGTTCGAGGGCCAGACGAAGACCAAGCTCGGTAACACCGAGGCGAAGGCCTTCGTCCAGAAGGTCGTCGGCGATCAGCTCGGTGACTGGTTCGATCGCAACCCGCAGCAGGCGAAGAACATCGTCCGCAAGGCGATGGATGCGAACACCGCACGTCTCGCGGCCCGTAAAGCCCGCGAGACCGCGCGACGCAAGAGCGTCTTCGAGTCGGCATCCATGCCCGACAAGCTGAAGGACTGCACGAGCAAGGACGCGTCGATCAGTGAGATCTTCCTCGTCGAGGGTGACTCGGCCGGTGGCTCGGCGGTGCAGGGTCGCGACCCGCACACGCAGGCGATCCTGGCCCTTCGCGGCAAGATCCTGAACGTCGAGCGCGCACGCCTCGACCGTGCCCTCGGCAACAACGAGGTGCAGGCCATGATCCAGGCCTTCGGAACCGGCATCGGCGAGGACTTCTCGATCGAGAAGGCGCGCTATCACAAGATCGTCCTGATGGCGGATGCCGACGTCGACGGCCAGCACATCACGACGCTTCTGCTGACTCTCCTGTTCCGCTACATGCGCGGTCTCATCGAGGCCGGTTACGTCTACCTCGCGCAGCCGCCGCTGTACCGACTCAAGTGGTCGAACTCGCCCCACGAGTACGTCTACAGCGATGCCGAGCGCGACGCGCTGCTCGCCGCCGGTGTCGCGGGGAACAAGCGCATCCCGAAAGACAACGGCATCCAGCGTTACAAGGGTCTCGGTGAGATGAACGCGAAGGAGCTGTGGGAGACGACGATGAACCCCGCCACCCGCACGCTTCTGCAGGTCACGATCGACGATGCGGCCGCCGCGGACGAGATCTTCTCGACCCTGATGGGCGAGGACGTCGAGTCCCGTCGCACCTTCATCCAGCGCAACGCCAAGGACGTCCGCTTCCTCGACATCTGATACTTCGTCTCGGCGCTGTGCGCCTCGTTCAGCATCCGGTCCCTGAACGAGCGAAGCGAGACGAAGGGCCCACGGGAGAATAGACAGGTACATGACTGACGAAGAGCGCCCCAACGAGGCACCCGAGCACGACCACGGCAGGATCGACCAGGTCGACCTACAGTCGGAGATGCAGCGCAGCTACCTCGACTACGCGATGAGCGTCATCGTCGGACGCGCGCTGCCGCGCGTCGAAGACGGACTGAAGCCCGTTCACCGTCGCGTGATCTACGGCATGTACGACGGCGGATTCCGCCCCGACAAGTCGTTCTCGAAGTGCGCGCGCGTCGTCGGCGAGGTGATGGGTCAGTACCACCCGCACGGTGACTCGCCGATCTACGACGCCCTCGTGCGTCTCGTGCAGCCGTGGTCGCTGCGCTACCCGCTGGCCCTCGGTCAAGGAAACTTCGGTTCGCCGGGCAACCAGGGCGCCGCCGCCCCGCGGTACACCGAGACGAAGATGGCTCCGCTCGCGCTCGAGATGGTGCGCGACATCGAAGAGGACACCGTCGATTTCGTCGACAACTATGACGGTCAGACGCAGGAGCCGGTCGTTCTGCCGGCCCGATTCCCGAACCTGCTGGTCAACGGCTCGGTCGGCATCGCGGTCGGTATGGCCACCAACATCCCGCCGCACAACCTCCGCGAGGTGTCCGACGGTGTGCTGTGGGCCCTCGATCACCCCGAGGCCACGCACGAGGAGCTCCTCGAGGCCCTCATGCAGCGGATCAAGGGACCGGACTTTCCGACCTCCGCGCAGATCCTCGGTACCCGGGGAATCCAGGAGGCGTACCGCACGGGCCGCGGCTCGATCACGATGCGCGCCGTCGTCAACATCGAAGAGATCCAGGGCCGCACGTGCCTCGTGGTCACCGAGTTGCCGTACCAGGTGAACCCCGACAACGTGGCGGTGAAGATCCGCGATCTCGCCCGCGACGGCAAGATCACCGGAATCGCCGACATCCGCGACGAGTCGAGCGATCGCACGGGTCAGCGCCTGGTCGTCGTGCTCAAGCGCGACGCCGTCGCGAAGGTCGTGCTGAACAACCTGTACAAGCACACGCAGCTGCAAGACAACTTCGGCGCGAACATGCTCGCGATCGTCGACGGCGTGCCCCGCACGCTCTCGCTCGACGGGTTCGTGACGTACTGGATCGCTCACCAGATCGACGTCATCGTGCGCCGCACGGCGTACCGCCTGCGCAAAGCCGAAGAGC
It includes:
- a CDS encoding DUF721 domain-containing protein, encoding MTDDDIPETMATYLRLRGLEPTSRKGARRKRRLPGDDNAPFTPGRDPHGLGDVLAKWTKQAGWDPLLAREDLVLQWRDVAGDETAQHTRPVGLDAGVLTVQCDSTAWAQQLRLMRTHIVTQIALRFPEAGVENVRFVGPDVPSWKWGPRAVPGRGPRDTYG
- the recF gene encoding DNA replication/repair protein RecF (All proteins in this family for which functions are known are DNA-binding proteins that assist the filamentation of RecA onto DNA for the initiation of recombination or recombinational repair.) — encoded protein: MIVEQLSLVDFRNYAHAELALAPGANLLVGRNGQGKTNLVEAITYLATLGSHRVSADAPLVRSGADAAIVRTRLAHGERRVILEIQINKQGSNKARVGGAPVRSSELPRYAQVVLFAPEDLQIVRGDPSARRRFADQLLVQRAPRMSGVLGDYDRVLRQRTALLKSARARGLRAEALPTLDVWDDKLIALGTEIIEARARLARELHPPLVEAYAAIAGADHSPEIEWATSIAGADPEEDTAATTIVASGDTAEAFRAALTAKRSAEIERGVTLVGPHRDDLVLRIRSLPVKGYASHGESWSVALGLRLASAQLLRAESSLGDPIVILDDVFAELDADRRMRLATLVGDFQQVIVTAAVEADVPAGLRGRTVRIDAGQIREVDDDGR
- the dnaA gene encoding chromosomal replication initiator protein DnaA, with product MSAQESPDVPVWSDALRILSKDDRVSPQMHGFLALAVPQGIMAGTLYLDVPNDLTAAQLNKRLRSVILEALAQASTGDEVSAFRVVVNPELIDAHLSAPLAVQTSPIETAPAPVEERVDIAPSGRADTRLNPKYTFDRFVIGQSNRFAHAAAVAVAEAPAKAYNPLFIYGDSGLGKTHLLHAIGDYALTMYPGIKVRYVSSEEFTNDFINSIANNRGSAFQARYRDVDILLIDDIQFLQGRAETQEAFFHTFNTLHDHDKQVVITSDVPPKHLTGFEDRMRSRFEWGLITDVQAPDLETRIAILRKKAQNERLQIPDEVLEYIATVVSSNIRELEGALIRVSAFASLNRSTLDMSLAQQVLRDIIDQDDANVISPTDIITATAQYFKLSVDDLYGSSRSQAIATARQIAMYLCRERTNLSLPKIGQLFGNRDHTTVMYAYKKISDLMKERRSIYNQVSEITTQLGRVGR
- the dnaN gene encoding DNA polymerase III subunit beta, which produces MKFHVNRDVFSEAVSFVVKLLPQRNPQPILAGVLIEASAEGLSLSAFDYEASARTTIDATVDEPGTILVHGRLLSDIASRLPNAPIQITVDDDGILLTCGSARFTLASMPVQEYPAIPEVSGESGLVPADDFATAIAQVAFAASRDDVTPVLTGVQLEVSGNQLSLVATDRYRVALRQIPWDGPAVAEGETTTALVPARTLQEVGKTFSHGENISIAFSGSGDREIIAFTSGNKTVTSLLIKGNFPPVRRLFPEQTDHHAVVNTAELAEAVRRVALVLDRSAPLRFTFGAEGVAMEASGTEQARASESVDSTLTGEDVTLGLNPQYLLEALAAVRSEFTRVTFTSSDNANKLSPILVTPQTSVDKGGEGSFKYLLQPNLLLR
- the gyrB gene encoding DNA topoisomerase (ATP-hydrolyzing) subunit B, translated to MTSPTPPSVSDSEAKKREQSGDEYGADNIQVLEGLEAVRKRPGMYIGSTGPRGLHHLVYEIVDNSVDEALAGYCDRIEVTILADGAVRVVDNGRGIPVDIHKAEGKSTVEVVLTVLHAGGKFGGGGYAVSGGLHGVGSSVVNALSTRLDVEVRRQGSVWRQSYAGGGVPQAPLAQEEDSVDTGTTITFWPDPEIFESVEFDYDTLRTRFQQMAFLNKGLAISLRDERTEHSVDDEVDGQLVATQPHDEFLYERGLVDYVEYLNRVRKSEPVNDQIIDFETEDTERKIALELAMQWTTSYTENVFTYANTINTHEGGTHEEGFRAALTTLVNKYARAQNMLKEKDDNLSGDDVREGLTAVISVKLSEPQFEGQTKTKLGNTEAKAFVQKVVGDQLGDWFDRNPQQAKNIVRKAMDANTARLAARKARETARRKSVFESASMPDKLKDCTSKDASISEIFLVEGDSAGGSAVQGRDPHTQAILALRGKILNVERARLDRALGNNEVQAMIQAFGTGIGEDFSIEKARYHKIVLMADADVDGQHITTLLLTLLFRYMRGLIEAGYVYLAQPPLYRLKWSNSPHEYVYSDAERDALLAAGVAGNKRIPKDNGIQRYKGLGEMNAKELWETTMNPATRTLLQVTIDDAAAADEIFSTLMGEDVESRRTFIQRNAKDVRFLDI